GGCGGCCACGAATGGGAGAACCGGTTCGAGGGTCGCGTCTGGACCTACTCGCTGGCCGACGTGTGGTCGGGGCTGCAGGCGGCGTACGCCGATCTCGTCGCCGACGCGCGCCGACGTCATGGCGTGGTGCCGCAGCGGTTCGGCGCCGTCGGCATCTCGGCGATGATGCACGGTTACCTCGCCTTCGACGCGGATGACGAGCTGCTCGTGCCGTTCCGCACGTGGCGCAACACCTCGACCGGCCCGGCCGCGGCCGAACTCAGCTATCGGTTCGGCCGCAACATCCCGCTGCGGTGGTCGATCGCCCACCTCCATCAGGCGATCCTCGATGGGGAGTCGCACGTTCCCGACCTCCGGTTCGTCACGACCCTCGCGGGCTATGTGCACTGGCGACTGACCGGACGCAAGGTGCTCGGCGTCGGCGATGCGTCGGGGATGTTCCCCATCGGCTCGACGACGGGCGACTACGACGCGGGGCTCGTCGCCACGTACGACGCCCTCGTGACCGATCGCGCGCCCGGACTCCGCCTCGCCGAGCTGCTGCCAGAGGTGCTCCGGGCGGGGGAGGACGCCGGCACGCTCACCACGGCGGGGGCCGCGCTGCTCGATCCGTCGGGCGCGCTGCGGCCGGGCGCCAGGTTCTGCCCGCCCGAAGGCGACGCCGGCACCGGCATGGTCGCCACGAACTCGGTCGCGCCCCGCACCGGCAACGTCAGCGCGGGCACGTCGATCTTCGCGATGGTCGTGCTCGAACGCCCGCTCGCGCACGCGCACCACGAGCTCGACCTCGTGACCACCCCGGCGGGCGACTCGGTCGCGATGGTGCACTGCAACAACGGCGCCAGCGAGCTCGCGGCCTGGGTCGGCTTGTTCTCCGAGTTCGCCGTCGCGGCCCGAGCACCGGTCGGCACGGATGCCGCATACGATGCGCTCTTCCGTTCGGCTCTCGAGGGCGAGGCCGATGCGGGCGGCCTGCTCGCCTACAACCACCTCGCGGGTGAGCCCATCGCGGGCCTGTCGGAAGGTCGCCCGCTCATCGTGCGCACGCCCGACAGTCGACTGACCCTCGCGAACTTCATGCGCGCACAGCTCTACGGGGTCTTCGGCACCCTGGCGCTCGGCATGAGCGTGCTCGCCGGGGAGGGCGTCGAACTCGACCGGATGTACGCGCACGGCGGCATCTTCCGAACCGCGGGCATCGCGCAGCGCTTCCTCGCCGGAGCGCTCGATGCGCCCGTCACCGTCGGCGCGACCGCGTCGGAGGGCGGGGCATGGGGCATCGCCGTGCTCGCGTCCTACCTGTCGGCGTCCGGCGACCAGGATCTCGGCACCTACCTGCGGGATCGCGTGTTCGCCGGCGCCGCGTTCGACACCGTCGACCCGGTGCCCGACGACGTCGCGGGCTTCGCGGTCTTCCTCGACCGCTATCGGGCCGGCCTGGCAGCAGAGGCCGCTGCCGTCGAAGCGCTCTGACCGGCGCAGCCCGATCCATTCACCCTTCGTTTCAAGGAGATCCGCATGACCCGCACCCCCCTGACCACCTCGCTCGACGGCTACGAGGTCTGGTTCCTCACCGGCAGCCAGCACCTCTACGGGCCCGAGACGCTCGCGCAGGTCGCCGAGCAGTCCCGGCGGGTGGTGGAGACGCTCGCTGCGGCATCCGCCGTGCCCGTGAGGCTCGTGTGGAAGCCCGTGCTCACCGACTCCGACGCGATCCGGCGCACGGCCCTCGAAGCGAACGCGGCCGACCACGTGATCGGTCTCGTCGCGTGGATGCACACGTTCAGTCCCGCGAAGATGTGGATCGCGGGCATCGAAGCGCTGCAGAAGCCGCTCGCGCACCTGCACACCCAGGCGAACGTCGAGCTGCCATGGGGCGAGATCGACTTCGACTTCATGAACCTCAATCAGGCCGCGCACGGTGATCGCGAGTTCGGGTACATCCAGACCCGCCTCGGCGTGCCGCGCAAGACGATCGTCGGCCACGCGAGCGACCCGCGCGTGCAGGCCGAGCTCGGCACGTGGCAGAGGGCAGCGGCCGGCCTCGCGGCATCCCGCAGCCTGAGACTCGCCCGCTTCGGTGACAACATGCGCTACGTGGCAGTGACCGAGGGCGACAAGACCGAGGCCGAGCTGCGCTTCGGCGTGCAGGTCAACACGTGGGGCGTCAACGAGCTCGCGGCGGCGGTGGCCGCGGCATCCGATGCCGACGTCGACGCGCTCGTCGCCGAGTACGACGAGCTGTACGAGGTCGTTCCCGAGCTGCGCGCGGGCGGCGAACGCCACCAGTCGCTGCGCGACGGTGCGGCGATCGAGCTGGGCCTCCGCTCGTTCCTCGAGGAGGGCGGCTTCGGTGCCTTCACCACGAGCTTCGAAGACCTCGGCGAGCTGAAGCAGCTGCCCGGCCTCGCCGTGCAGCGGCTCATGGCCGAGGGCTACGGCTTCGGCGCCGAGGGCGACTGGAAGACCGCCATCCTCGTGCGCGTGGCGAACGTCATGGGCGCCGGGCTGCCAGGCGGCGCCTCGCTCATGGAGGACTACACCTACGACATGACGCCCGGCGACGAGCTCATCCTCGGCGCCCACATGCTCGAGGTCTCGCCGTCGCTCACGACGTCGAAGCCGACGCTCGAGATCCACCCGCTCGGCATCGGCGGAAAAGACGACCCCGTGCGTCTCGTCTTCACGGCCGACCCCGGCCCCGCGGTCGTCGTCGCGCTGAGCGACATGCGCGACCGGTTCCGCCTCACGGCCAACGTCGTCGAGAACGTCGAGCTGCGGCATCCGCTGCCGAAGCTGCCGGTCGGGCGCGCCGTGTGGAAGCCGGCCCCCGACTTCCACACGAGTGCCGCGGCCTGGCTGACGGCGGGCGCCGCGCACCACACCGTCATGTCGACCGCCGTCGGGGTCGAGGTGTTCCGCGACTTCGCCGAGATGGCGAAGGCCGAGCTGCTCGTCATCGACGGCGAGACGACGCTGCCCGGGTTCCAGCGCGAAGTACGCTGGAACCAGGCCTACTACCGCTTGGCGCAGGGTCTCTGATCGGGGTGGCACATGGGCGGGCACGCATCGCGCGACGACGAGGCGACGAGCGCGCGCGGCGGGGATGCACCCGTCGGTGATGTGCACAGTGGTGCCGGCACGGGAGTGCCGACGATGTTCGACGTCGCGCGTCGCGCCGGAGTCTCGCACCAGACCGTGTCGCGAGTGCTCAACGATCTGAGCGGGGTCGCGGCGTCGACCAAGGTCCGCGTCGAGCAGGCCATCGCCGAACTCAACTACACGCCGTCTCCCGCGGCGCGCGCGATGGCGAACCGGCGGTCGGGCGTCATCGGCCTGATCCAGGCCGGTCGGCCCGACTACGGTCCGTCGAACGCCGCCCTCGGTTTCAACGAGGCCGCCCGCGAGGCCGGCTACACCGTCAGCCAGGCGAGCATGCGCTCGCTCGACGCCGACGTGCTGCGCCAGGCGGTGCATCGCCTGGTGCTGCAGCGAGTTGAGGCGATCGTGCTCATCTCGGGCGAGCGCGAGGGCGTCGCGGTGCTCGGCGGCATCGACGCGGGCGTGCCGCTCGTCGTCGTCGCGTCGGAACCCGCACCCGCGTTGCACCGCGTCTCGATGGACCAGTACGAGGGCGCCCGTCTCGCGACGGGCCACCTCATCGGTCTCGGCCACCGGGAGATCCGGCATCTCGCCGGACCGGCCGAGTCGATGGATGCCGCCGAGCGACGTCGCGGGTGGGCCGACGTCATGCGCGAACACGGGCTCGCGACGCCCGAGCCGATCGAGGGCGACTGGCTCGCGGCATCCGGCTACGCTGCGGGCCTCCGCCTCGCCGGCGATCGCGAGGCGACCGCCGTCTTCAGCGCCAACGACCAGATGTCGATCGGCCTGCTGCACGCCTATCGGGAGGCAGGCGTTCGCGTGCCCGACGACGTGAGCGTCATCGGGTTCGACGACGTGCCAGAAGCCGCGCACTTCGCGCCGCCGCTCACCACCGTGCGTCAGGACTTCGACGCCCTCGGACGTGACGTCGTCGCGACCCTGCTCGAGGTGCTCCGGGGCGGGGCGGATGCCGTGGACCGCACGGCACGCGTGCCGGAGCTCGTCGTGCGGGCGAGCACGGCGCCGCGGGCGCGCCGCTGACGTCCGCCTCGCCCGCGCCGCGCCGTGCCTCCGGCCGCGCCGTGCCTCTGGCCGCGCCGTGCCTCTGGCACACGGGACCACTCGTGTCGCACGGGACGGTGGATGGCATGCGTCCGGTGCGAGACGAGTGGTCCCGACCGGGCGGGATGCTCAGATATGAGCGCTCACAACCGAGCGGTGCTGCGTTCGGAGCGCGGGTGCGCGGATCAACTGGTGCTTGGCCGACGCCGTAATCAATACGTTATGAACCCGCCACTTGTGAGCGCTCACAAGTGAGCGCTAACATCTCACCACGGCCAGAACGACCTGGCCGGCCGGCACCAGGAGCTCGCAGCACATCCGGCCGGATCACTGAACAAGGAGGTTCACGATGAAGAAGCTGATCGGCATCGCCGCAGCGGCATCCCTCGCTCTCGTACTCGCCGGTTGCGCGGGCGGCGACGGCGGCACCGGCGCGGCCGAGGGCCCCAAGGCGCTCGACGAACTCGTCGTCGGCTTCGCGCAGGTCGGCGCCGAATCGGGCTGGCGCACCGCCAACACCAAGGACATCCAGGCGTCGTTCGAAGAAGCCGGCATCGAACTCAAGTTCTCCGATGCGCAGCAGAAGCAGGAGAACCAGATCAAGGCGATCCGGTCGTACATCCAGCAGGGTGTCGACTACATCGCGTTCTCGCCCGTCGTCGAGACCGGCTGGGACGCGGTGCTGAACGAGGCCAAGGCCGCGGGCATCCCCGTGGTCCTCACCGACCGCGCCGTCGACAGCGAGGACACGTCGCTCTACGTCTCGTTCCTCGGATCCGACTTCATCGAGGAGGGCAAGAAGGCCGGCCTCTGGGTGCTCGACCAGTACAAGGACAGCACCGAGAAGGTCAACATCGTGCAGCTCGAGGGCACGACGGGCGCCGCACCGGCGATCGACCGCGCAGAGGGCTTCGCCGACGTGATCCGCCAGAACCCGAACCTCGAGGTCGTGGAGAGCCAGACCGGCGACTTCACCCGCGCGGGTGGCAAGCAGGTCATGGAGGCGATGCTGAAGTCCAACCCCGACATCGACCTCGTGTACGCGCACAACGACGACATGGGCCTCGGCGCGATCGAGGCGATCGAGGCCGCCGGCCTCGTGCCCGGTGAGGACATCAAGATCGTCACGGTCGACGCAGTGAAGGACGGCATGCAGGCGCTCGCCGACGGCAAGATCAACTTCATCGTGGAGTGCTCGCCGCTGCTCGGCAACCAGCTCGTCGAGATCATCACGACCCTCAACGACGGCGGCACGGTGGAGCCGCGCATCATCACCGAGGAGACGACGTTCGACCAGGAGCAGGCCATCGAGGCGCTGCCCGACCGTCAGTACTGAGTTCCGAGCGAGCGGATGCCGCGGCATCCGCTCGCTCGCGGCTCGGCGGGTGTGCCCGGCTTCCCTGCCGCACACCCGCCGTGCCCCTACGCTCGACCCACGGCGCCGCACCGAGCGGACGCCGCCACAACCTCGATGGAGAGACTCGTGACCCAGGCATCCGTCGCCGCGCCCGTCATCGAGATGCAGGGCATCTCGATCACCTTCCCGGGCGTGAAGGCGCTCGACGGCGTCGACTTCCGCATGTTCCCCGGCGAGGTGCACTCGCTCATGGGCGAGAACGGCGCGGGCAAGTCCACGCTCATCAAGGCCCTCACGGGCGTCTACGGCATCGACGCTGGCACCATCACCCTCGCGGGCGAGCAGGTCTCGTTCAGCGGCCCCGCCCAGGCGCAGGCGTCGGGCATCTCCACGGTGTACCAGGAGGTCAACCTCCTCCCCAACCTGTCGGTGGCCGAGAACATCATGCTCGGGCGTGAGCCGCGTCGGTTCGGCTCGATCGACTGGCGGGCGATGCGCCGCCGTGCCGCCGCGCTGCTCGCGGGCCTCAACCTCGACCTCGACCCGAATTCGCTCCTCGGCGACCACTCGCTCGCGGTGCAGCAGCTCGTGGCGATCGCGCGTGCGATCGACGTGCAGGCGAAGGTGCTCATCCTCGACGAGCCCACGTCGAGCCTCGACGCCGACGAGGTGGCCGAGCTGTTCCGCGTCATCCGCTCGCTCAAGGAGCAGGGCGTCGCGATCCTGTTCGTCTCGCACTTCCTCGACCAGGTCTACGAGATCTGCGACCGCCTCACCGTGCTGCGCAACGGGTCCCTCGTGGGGGAGTACCTCGTCGAGGAACTGCTGCGCATCGACCTGGTGCAGAAGATGATCGGCAAGGAGCTGACGACCCTCGACGACCTCGAGCAGCGTGCGCGCTCGGCGGTCGTCGACGAGTCCGATGCCGCGATCTTCGTGAACGCCGAGGGCCTCGGGCGCCGCGGGGCGATCAACCCGGCCGACCTTCCCATCGCAGCCGGCGAGGTCGTGGGCCTCGCGGGCCTGCTCGGCTCCGGCCGCACCGAGCTCGCCCGGCTGCTCGGCGGCATCGACCGCGCCGACCAGGGCGAACTCGCGATCCGCGGCAAGGTCACGAAGCTCCGCACGCCGCGGCAGGCGATCTCGAACCGCATCGCCTACTCGTCCGAGAACCGCCGCGACGAGGGCGTCGTCGGCGACCTCACGGTGCGCGACAACATCGTGCTCGCGCTGCAGGCCGACCGCGGGTGGTTCCGGCCCATCCCCGCGAAGCGGCGCGACGAGCTCACGCAGAGCTACATCCAGGCGCTCAACATCCGCCCGGGCAACCCCGACGCCCTCGTACGCAACCTCTCGGGCGGCAACCAGCAGAAGGTGCTCCTCGCACGGTGGCTCGCCATCGCACCCCGGCTCCTCATCCTCGACGAGCCGACGCGCGGCATCGACATCGGGGCCAAGGCCGAGATCCAGAAGCTCGTCTTCAACCTCGCCGAGAACGGCATGAGCGTGCTCTTCATCTCGGCCGAGCTCGAAGAGGTGCTGCGCCTCAGCCACCGCATCGTCGTGCTGAGGGACCGCCACGTCGTGGCCGATCTCGAGAACGACGGGCTCACCGTCGACTCGCTCCTCGCGCTCATCGCCGAGGGGTCGAGCGACGACGAGGTTCCGGATGCCGCGGGCGGCGTGCCGATCGCCGTGCCCGCCGTGCCCAGCGCCGACCGACCCCATGACCCTGCGGCATCCGATGCCGACCCGAACCCCACCGACCCCACAGGAGATCCCCGATGAGCGCACTGCTCGCCAGGCTCGTCGCGAGCCGGCTGTTCTGGCCGATCGTGATGCTGCTCGTGCTCTTCACGATCAACCTGATCGCGTTCCCCGGATTCTTCGCGGTGACGCTGCGCGACGGCCACCTGTTCGGCAGCCTGATCGACATCCTCCGCAACGGCGCGCCGACGCTGATCATCGCCGTCGGCATGACGCTCGTGATCGCGACGCGGGGCATCGACCTCTCGGTCGGCGCCGTCGCCGCCATCTCAGGTGCGGTCGCCTGCTCGATCATCCTCGGCTCGCCCGAACCCGCGAGCCCGGCGACCGTCGCCGTCGCCGTGACGGTCGCGCTGATCATCTCGCTCGTGCTCGGCATGTGGAACGGGTTCCTCGTCGCGGTGCTCGGCATCCAGCCGATCATCGCCACGCTCATCCTCATGACCGCCGGTCGGGGCGTCGCGATGCTCATCACCGAGGGGCAGATCATCACGGTGAACAGTCCGCCGTTCAAGGCGTTGGGCTCGGGGTTCTGGTTCGGCATCCCCATCGCGGTGATCATCGCGGCCGTCGTCTTCGGCATCGCGGCGCTCGTCACCCGGCGCACCGCGCTCGGCATGTTCATCGAATCGGTCGGCATCAACCCCGAGGCGAGCCGCCAGGCCGGGGTGCGTGCGCGCGGGCTGCTCTTCGTCGTCTACACGTTCAGCGCCTTGTGCGCCGCGATCGCGGGCCTCATCCTCACGGCGAACACGGCTGCGGCCGACGCCAACAACACGGGCCTGTTCATCGAGCTCGACGCGATCCTCGCGGTCGTGATCGGCGGCACCTCCCTCGCCGGCGGTCGCTACTCGCTCGTCGGCACCCTCGTCGGCGCCCTCGTGATCCAGACGCTCGTGACGACCGTGTATACGGTCGGCATCCCGCCGATCGCGACGATGGTGTTCAAGGCGGCGGTCGTGACGATCGTGTGCCTGCTCCAGTCGCCGACCACGAACGAGGCGTTGGGCGACTTCCGACGAAGACTGGCCATGCGCGCAGGCACGGGGGTGGCGGCGTCATGACGAAGCTCCTCGACGCACCCGAGCGTCCCCTCCGCACCGGAGACCCGAACGGCACGGCCCCGCGAGCGGGTCTGGCGCGACGCATCCGGAACCTGCTGACCAGCCCGAAGTACGGGCCGGTCACCGTGACGGCCGTGCTCTTCGTCGTCATCTTCATCGCGGGCGGCCTGCGCTACCGCGGCTTCTTCTCGGGACAGGTCTTCCTCAACCTGCTCGTCGACAACTCCTACCTGATCGTGCTCGCAGTCGGCATGACGTTCGTGATCCTCACGGGCGGCATCGACCTCTCGGTGGGTGCGGTCGTGGCCCTCAGCGGCATGATCGCCGCGAGCCTGCTGCAGACGGGGTGGTCGCCCGCAGCGGTGATCCCGCTCATCCTCGTGCTCACGAGCATCCTGGGCCTGCTCGTCGGGCTCATGATC
The sequence above is a segment of the Agromyces hippuratus genome. Coding sequences within it:
- a CDS encoding ABC transporter permease, which encodes MSALLARLVASRLFWPIVMLLVLFTINLIAFPGFFAVTLRDGHLFGSLIDILRNGAPTLIIAVGMTLVIATRGIDLSVGAVAAISGAVACSIILGSPEPASPATVAVAVTVALIISLVLGMWNGFLVAVLGIQPIIATLILMTAGRGVAMLITEGQIITVNSPPFKALGSGFWFGIPIAVIIAAVVFGIAALVTRRTALGMFIESVGINPEASRQAGVRARGLLFVVYTFSALCAAIAGLILTANTAAADANNTGLFIELDAILAVVIGGTSLAGGRYSLVGTLVGALVIQTLVTTVYTVGIPPIATMVFKAAVVTIVCLLQSPTTNEALGDFRRRLAMRAGTGVAAS
- the araA gene encoding L-arabinose isomerase, which gives rise to MTRTPLTTSLDGYEVWFLTGSQHLYGPETLAQVAEQSRRVVETLAAASAVPVRLVWKPVLTDSDAIRRTALEANAADHVIGLVAWMHTFSPAKMWIAGIEALQKPLAHLHTQANVELPWGEIDFDFMNLNQAAHGDREFGYIQTRLGVPRKTIVGHASDPRVQAELGTWQRAAAGLAASRSLRLARFGDNMRYVAVTEGDKTEAELRFGVQVNTWGVNELAAAVAAASDADVDALVAEYDELYEVVPELRAGGERHQSLRDGAAIELGLRSFLEEGGFGAFTTSFEDLGELKQLPGLAVQRLMAEGYGFGAEGDWKTAILVRVANVMGAGLPGGASLMEDYTYDMTPGDELILGAHMLEVSPSLTTSKPTLEIHPLGIGGKDDPVRLVFTADPGPAVVVALSDMRDRFRLTANVVENVELRHPLPKLPVGRAVWKPAPDFHTSAAAWLTAGAAHHTVMSTAVGVEVFRDFAEMAKAELLVIDGETTLPGFQREVRWNQAYYRLAQGL
- a CDS encoding LacI family DNA-binding transcriptional regulator, whose product is MGGHASRDDEATSARGGDAPVGDVHSGAGTGVPTMFDVARRAGVSHQTVSRVLNDLSGVAASTKVRVEQAIAELNYTPSPAARAMANRRSGVIGLIQAGRPDYGPSNAALGFNEAAREAGYTVSQASMRSLDADVLRQAVHRLVLQRVEAIVLISGEREGVAVLGGIDAGVPLVVVASEPAPALHRVSMDQYEGARLATGHLIGLGHREIRHLAGPAESMDAAERRRGWADVMREHGLATPEPIEGDWLAASGYAAGLRLAGDREATAVFSANDQMSIGLLHAYREAGVRVPDDVSVIGFDDVPEAAHFAPPLTTVRQDFDALGRDVVATLLEVLRGGADAVDRTARVPELVVRASTAPRARR
- a CDS encoding ABC transporter substrate-binding protein yields the protein MKKLIGIAAAASLALVLAGCAGGDGGTGAAEGPKALDELVVGFAQVGAESGWRTANTKDIQASFEEAGIELKFSDAQQKQENQIKAIRSYIQQGVDYIAFSPVVETGWDAVLNEAKAAGIPVVLTDRAVDSEDTSLYVSFLGSDFIEEGKKAGLWVLDQYKDSTEKVNIVQLEGTTGAAPAIDRAEGFADVIRQNPNLEVVESQTGDFTRAGGKQVMEAMLKSNPDIDLVYAHNDDMGLGAIEAIEAAGLVPGEDIKIVTVDAVKDGMQALADGKINFIVECSPLLGNQLVEIITTLNDGGTVEPRIITEETTFDQEQAIEALPDRQY
- a CDS encoding xylulokinase, which produces MTDSTSPRHPDDARTAILDGRTSLGIEFGSTRIKACLVGEDPTEVLAVGGHEWENRFEGRVWTYSLADVWSGLQAAYADLVADARRRHGVVPQRFGAVGISAMMHGYLAFDADDELLVPFRTWRNTSTGPAAAELSYRFGRNIPLRWSIAHLHQAILDGESHVPDLRFVTTLAGYVHWRLTGRKVLGVGDASGMFPIGSTTGDYDAGLVATYDALVTDRAPGLRLAELLPEVLRAGEDAGTLTTAGAALLDPSGALRPGARFCPPEGDAGTGMVATNSVAPRTGNVSAGTSIFAMVVLERPLAHAHHELDLVTTPAGDSVAMVHCNNGASELAAWVGLFSEFAVAARAPVGTDAAYDALFRSALEGEADAGGLLAYNHLAGEPIAGLSEGRPLIVRTPDSRLTLANFMRAQLYGVFGTLALGMSVLAGEGVELDRMYAHGGIFRTAGIAQRFLAGALDAPVTVGATASEGGAWGIAVLASYLSASGDQDLGTYLRDRVFAGAAFDTVDPVPDDVAGFAVFLDRYRAGLAAEAAAVEAL
- a CDS encoding sugar ABC transporter ATP-binding protein, with product MERLVTQASVAAPVIEMQGISITFPGVKALDGVDFRMFPGEVHSLMGENGAGKSTLIKALTGVYGIDAGTITLAGEQVSFSGPAQAQASGISTVYQEVNLLPNLSVAENIMLGREPRRFGSIDWRAMRRRAAALLAGLNLDLDPNSLLGDHSLAVQQLVAIARAIDVQAKVLILDEPTSSLDADEVAELFRVIRSLKEQGVAILFVSHFLDQVYEICDRLTVLRNGSLVGEYLVEELLRIDLVQKMIGKELTTLDDLEQRARSAVVDESDAAIFVNAEGLGRRGAINPADLPIAAGEVVGLAGLLGSGRTELARLLGGIDRADQGELAIRGKVTKLRTPRQAISNRIAYSSENRRDEGVVGDLTVRDNIVLALQADRGWFRPIPAKRRDELTQSYIQALNIRPGNPDALVRNLSGGNQQKVLLARWLAIAPRLLILDEPTRGIDIGAKAEIQKLVFNLAENGMSVLFISAELEEVLRLSHRIVVLRDRHVVADLENDGLTVDSLLALIAEGSSDDEVPDAAGGVPIAVPAVPSADRPHDPAASDADPNPTDPTGDPR